One window of the Methylocystis parvus OBBP genome contains the following:
- a CDS encoding GNAT family N-acetyltransferase: protein MTSACLTDANYRIEVVRTYERFVEIGPQWRDICEDAGASLFQSHAWIGAWAGAATDGDARDLRVVVAWRGDRIDAVAPFAIRRTCGLRILQWAAQGYSDYCDAVLRPGAAPSLLAQMWRALEKSCAFDFAVLTDVRPGACIGVLSERAGGFLQAYHREATCSRVLSDAPTGAAWFDAHPKKFRQNYRRGLAVLEENARVTFRLLAPDEPLAPALARLCELKRLRLGEAAAHSSLFAQKGSATLNALVGAMAREGALRVFVIERDNEIIAISVNFEYRGELFAYLTAFDPAFARGSPGMALMINYIKWAIDHGLKSIDLLRGDEAFKRRVATHSITLRSLCHGRTASGRLLLAGAAIYRRLRYRAPDDDAAPAPCEGLQSRPQDANPVENNSSGTESS, encoded by the coding sequence ATGACTTCTGCTTGTCTCACAGACGCGAATTACAGGATCGAAGTCGTCCGGACATATGAGCGGTTCGTGGAGATCGGCCCGCAATGGCGCGATATTTGTGAAGACGCGGGCGCTTCGCTTTTTCAAAGCCATGCCTGGATCGGCGCATGGGCCGGCGCCGCGACCGATGGGGACGCCCGCGATCTGCGGGTCGTCGTCGCTTGGCGCGGCGACCGGATCGACGCCGTCGCGCCCTTCGCCATCCGCAGGACATGCGGCCTGCGCATTCTCCAATGGGCGGCGCAGGGTTATTCCGATTATTGCGACGCCGTGCTTCGGCCCGGCGCCGCGCCTTCCCTGCTCGCGCAGATGTGGCGCGCGCTGGAAAAATCCTGCGCATTCGACTTCGCCGTCCTGACGGATGTCCGCCCCGGCGCGTGCATTGGCGTTCTGAGCGAGCGGGCTGGCGGCTTTCTTCAGGCCTATCATCGCGAGGCCACTTGCAGCCGGGTCCTCAGCGACGCGCCGACGGGGGCCGCGTGGTTCGACGCTCATCCAAAGAAATTCCGTCAGAACTATCGGCGCGGCCTGGCCGTTCTCGAAGAAAACGCCCGCGTGACGTTTCGCCTGCTCGCGCCGGATGAGCCTCTGGCGCCGGCGCTCGCGCGCCTTTGCGAACTCAAGCGTCTGCGACTGGGCGAAGCCGCCGCGCATTCGTCGCTCTTCGCTCAAAAGGGGTCCGCGACGCTCAATGCGCTCGTCGGCGCGATGGCGCGGGAAGGCGCGTTGCGCGTTTTCGTCATTGAGCGGGATAACGAGATCATCGCGATTTCGGTCAATTTCGAATATCGCGGGGAATTGTTCGCCTATCTGACGGCGTTCGATCCGGCCTTCGCGCGCGGCTCTCCCGGCATGGCGCTCATGATCAATTATATCAAATGGGCCATCGACCACGGCCTGAAATCGATCGATCTTTTGAGAGGCGATGAGGCGTTCAAGCGCCGCGTCGCGACTCATTCGATCACGCTCCGTTCGCTTTGCCATGGCCGCACGGCGTCCGGCCGCCTTCTGCTCGCCGGCGCCGCCATCTACCGTCGCCTGCGTTATCGCGCGCCGGATGACGACGCCGCTCCAGCGCCCTGCGAAGGATTGCAGTCGCGCCCGCAAGACGCTAATCCCGTCGAGAATAACTCGTCCGGAACCGAAAGCTCTTGA
- a CDS encoding sterol desaturase family protein, whose amino-acid sequence MFEWFVDRLSAKLTGENLAGLALLLATALGSALFVYWRGRETKSARDFISFAAPVEILTHPSARADFAFWLVRRAIMPLMIAGSTFVFGMAYATREVVGRIFHVDPSASGAAGPFVMILFTASMLIAYDFSYYLYHRAQHRIPILWELHKVHHSAEVMVGVTKDRVHPLDELMNRVWDGVIPGVCYGLWSVFVLDPVEVMVLGINVYLMRDILMMDFVRHTHLPISFGPLNALLLCPHWHQLHHSVAEKHADKNFGLMFSFWDRLFGTQCIPEPGETFMFGCDGARENQSLWGLYVMPLERMWAVAKRRLDRWANPILSDGADQ is encoded by the coding sequence ATGTTCGAGTGGTTTGTTGACCGGCTGTCAGCGAAATTGACCGGTGAAAATCTGGCGGGGCTGGCGTTGTTGCTCGCGACCGCGCTTGGCTCGGCGCTGTTCGTGTATTGGCGCGGGCGCGAGACGAAGTCGGCGCGCGACTTCATTTCCTTCGCCGCGCCGGTCGAGATTCTGACCCACCCATCGGCGCGCGCGGATTTTGCGTTCTGGCTCGTGCGCCGCGCGATCATGCCGCTGATGATCGCGGGTTCGACTTTTGTTTTCGGCATGGCTTACGCAACGCGCGAAGTGGTGGGCCGGATTTTTCATGTCGACCCGTCGGCGTCAGGCGCAGCCGGACCTTTCGTCATGATCCTGTTTACGGCGTCGATGCTGATCGCCTACGATTTCTCTTACTATCTCTATCACCGCGCCCAGCATCGCATTCCCATTCTGTGGGAGCTGCACAAGGTGCATCATTCCGCCGAGGTGATGGTCGGCGTCACCAAGGACCGGGTGCATCCGCTCGACGAATTGATGAACCGTGTCTGGGACGGCGTCATTCCGGGCGTTTGCTACGGTCTCTGGTCGGTTTTCGTGCTCGACCCGGTCGAGGTCATGGTGCTCGGGATCAATGTTTATTTGATGCGGGACATTTTGATGATGGATTTTGTCCGTCACACACATCTGCCCATCTCTTTTGGCCCTCTCAACGCGCTGCTCCTGTGCCCGCATTGGCATCAGCTCCATCACAGCGTCGCCGAAAAGCACGCGGACAAGAATTTCGGTCTGATGTTCTCCTTCTGGGACCGTCTGTTCGGTACGCAATGCATCCCCGAGCCGGGCGAAACATTCATGTTCGGCTGTGACGGCGCGCGTGAGAACCAGTCGCTCTGGGGGCTTTATGTCATGCCGCTGGAACGGATGTGGGCGGTTGCGAAACGACGTCTCGACAGATGGGCCAACCCTATTCTGTCGGACGGGGCGGACCAATGA
- a CDS encoding DUF3501 family protein, with protein MTSRHELTRADILPWAEYAKGRAEHRKRITAIKRNRRVEVGPFVTFYFESFDTMWLQVQEMLHIERGGDAQVPEELAAYNPLIPKGSELVATFMIEIDDPLRRARVLAGMGGIEEAAFIEVGGERIAGRAETDQDRTTAEGKASSVQFVHFPFAPAQVAAFKAPNARAILGFSHPNYSHMAVMAEATREALAGDFA; from the coding sequence ACGAACTTACCCGAGCCGACATTCTCCCCTGGGCCGAATACGCCAAGGGGCGCGCCGAGCATCGCAAGCGCATCACCGCCATCAAACGCAACCGCCGCGTCGAGGTGGGTCCCTTCGTGACCTTCTACTTCGAGAGCTTCGATACGATGTGGCTGCAGGTGCAGGAGATGCTCCATATCGAGCGCGGCGGCGACGCGCAGGTTCCGGAGGAGCTCGCGGCCTATAATCCGCTCATCCCCAAGGGAAGCGAGCTCGTCGCGACCTTCATGATCGAAATCGACGACCCGCTGCGGCGCGCCCGCGTGCTCGCTGGGATGGGCGGCATCGAGGAGGCCGCCTTCATCGAGGTCGGCGGCGAGCGTATCGCCGGCAGGGCGGAGACCGACCAGGACCGCACCACCGCCGAGGGCAAAGCGAGCAGCGTGCAGTTCGTGCATTTCCCCTTCGCGCCGGCGCAGGTCGCGGCGTTCAAAGCGCCGAATGCGCGCGCGATCCTCGGCTTTTCGCACCCGAATTACAGCCATATGGCGGTGATGGCCGAAGCGACGCGGGAGGCGCTGGCGGGGGATTTCGCGTAA